The following DNA comes from Rosa rugosa chromosome 5, drRosRugo1.1, whole genome shotgun sequence.
TTAGCTTTTAGGTTTTGGAACGGAGCCTCAAAATTGAAACTTAAGTTTTAGTGACTCAAATTCTTAGGTTTCGACGTCTTTGACATGACTTCAAATGATACATAAGCTTCAATGCTTCTCGTTACTTATGATTCAACGAATGTTTTTCTCTCATCtataattatttttatataaGCCATAAGTTGAACCACAGCTCTATCCAATACaccaataaaagaagaagaaaaaaaaaagggaaatgatggaaaatgtcacattagagtgtgaaatgataaaaaagtcacttagttttccacttgataaaaaggtccataatgaattgttagtaatattaatttagtccttatgaataataagatgatgttaaaaaatgtcagtttttcaattttttgatTCCGATTCTGGCCCTGAAAGCAATCCacgtttataactttatattcAAAATCCcaaagctcaaattttctctctcttttatcaGAAATTCCAAAACCTAAAAGCTTGATTCGATTTTGATCGGAGTTTCTCTCTCCGATTTGATTCAGATTTCAATTGGTTCAGATCGAAGGTGCTGCAGCTTATGTTCATCGACGACTACGTCTCCTCCAGCCAAATTGATTAACCACCGTTGTCGGCGCCAGCTTCCGATTGTGCTTGGTCCAATGACCTCCTGtggcttttttgtttttggtttcgtTATGGTTTTCACCAGCTCCGGCGACTCACTGATGGTGTGTCTAGACTGCGGCAGTGGCTTCATCGAGGAGATCGGCAACCCGACCCGCTCTGCCCACGTGGATTCGTGCCGCAGGGGGAGTTCTGTTGCTGCGATGTACATGATCGAAGCCAACAACCGTTCCGGTTTTAATCATGATCTCTGACGGGAGCTTGGAGCTGATTGCCAAGCCTTTCAAGAATTTCAAGCTCCTTGTGCTTTCGTCCTGTGAGGGATTCAGTACCGATGGCCTTGCCTCCATTGCGGCTAATTGCAGGTTCATCTCTCTGTTGTTATGGCTATCTATTGCACTGTGTTTGCTGATGTtcatcgctctctctctctctctctgaatgtGATTGCGGCTGATTTGATTGGAGCTGGTTTGTGCTGATTTAGTTGCTAGGGTTTTGGGATTTAACTATTGATGTTTTACATTTGTAGAATTCAAAAGGTACTTTGACATGCTTGATTTGTAGAGAAAGTTATTGCTCAACATTATTGGAACACCATCATATTTCAACAGTACCTGGAAAGAAGAGATTCAATTACAAACCACTTTGTTATATAACAATtctgtgtttcttttctttctataCAGTTATGTTGTTTGTTGTAAAATTGACACCGGATAGTGCATTTCTCATTTGTTTTACTAAAGGTCAAGATGATAATGTTGAAAGTAGTTGCTCGAACTATTGGGCTTCATCGCTTGTTCTGTTGAATTTCTATCCTTATTTTATCAACTACATTACAGTATGTTATCTGACCTATTCAATGAATGTCTTTTTCTCTTGATAATCAAAATGTTGTCACTGCATGAATTACTCGCTGCAGCAGTCCGGGCCTGTCATGAATCATGATATGGTCAGTTAGCTACTCCTATATTTGATTGGACCTCAGTAgaagttcattttttttcctgtcCCTCCATTAACTGAAGTCCCACTTCTATTGGAAATGAAGCATTATTCAAATTACTAGTTTGACAGTCGACTCAATTTAATTTGAGCATTTGCTTATGAGCAGGTTTGTCCTAATGTTGTTGAACCACTTTTCAAACAAATGGTGAACAAATTTATAGATGATCATGCACAACCAGAGGTGTTACTCCATAAGTgttatcttcttttcttttattttccccTTCGCCAGTCCCCTGTCTATATATCTGATCACTTTCTTTTCACAGGCCATAGCTGTTGGACTGAATACAACAAGGGAAATTTGTTTACAAATGCTTTTGATAACGACCTATTTATATTAATTTGGTTCTGGTATTTTCTGTATTTCAGTCAAGGTTGCCAATCTAATGTTATTAATCATGTATAATTTTGTTTCCTGCAACTAGTTGAGGACATGAGATTTGCTGCAAGATCTTGCATTATATAAGAAATCACATGCAAAAGCAGTGTCAGTAGCAGCCCAGTACCAATTTGTGAAAACACTACTAGTCAAGCCAATTATGTAGGATTAAATAGTTTTATCAGTTATGAATTATCAATGATATGAAGTTTCCTAATTGAACACCATAAATCTATACATGGGTGACATAACTTGTTCTGAAAAGTGGGCTTTAAGATGGTACTAAGCCTTGGGGAATCATTGttcctttttttgttgtttGGGTTTTTAAGTTAGTAGCCATGGTCAGACATGGTTTGCATTTTGGAAATTGGTACAGTAACAATCTATCATAGAAAACATATACACCAATTAagctcttcttttcttttagttttatATATAGACTACTGATAACGTCATAGTTACATGTTGATGATGTTGGCTTTTCTGCGTGGCTTGTTGGTTTGGTTCTTGCTGCTTGCAGCTCTTTAATAAAGTTTTAATTCAACCAAAAATAGTTTGATGATGATTGTGTTCTTAAAAACTGGTCCTCATCATATCATCTTCATTAATTCATGAACCCGATCGAGGATGAATGGCATTTTCCAGGATAAGGAAAACAAGGGTAGCTGCAAAATCTTGGCCAGAAATAACAAGCAGGTGTGTTTTGTCTATGGATGCTTATCTAAATGCTATTAAGATTGAGAAAATGTACGAATTTGATGATGGAAATTTAACAGCTTATTACTAGTTTCGTGTGCTCAATTTTCAAACTCTTATTATTGTGGATGATGTTGCTCATTTCTATTTCCTTATGTTTGTAGATTAGAGGGCATGCATATCAGCTTAATCCTAATGCCCCTAAAGAAAGAGTTGATAAGAGAGTACTATGAGCAAAAATTTGGGCAGGAGTGCAGCTTCTTTTCTTTATATTGTAGTCCACTTCGAACATGAATCAGATTATCTGCTTAGTTGAAAGTAAGATAAAATCCCAGATGCTTTTTATATACCTGTCTTATAACTTTTGTCTTCATAGCTTTCACCACCGTTTCTTCTACTGTGCTTATATTGCTTATATTGGTATCACTTAAAATCTTCGATAAGCCTTGTTACCCACTTTGGACCTTGATCGACTCATTGTGGCAGGTTCTTGGCCCAGAAATGTTGAAAATGTACTTGGATACAATGTTGAGAGTAGTAGTGGTAGTTAAAATGTACGAAATCTCAATCAGTCTGAATTTGAAGCAGCTCTGATTTCTGGATGTTAATTTAGAAGCTACTGGAGTGGCACTTAGGACATCGGTTTTGCAGTGTGTTGGTTTCACTAGCTGTAACTTTCCTTGCATAGTTATAAGCAAAGATATCTAGATCAAAGAGTTTGTTTGATGAGGCCAAAACATTTTTCATGCACTTTTTTACTGTGCTGTTCATGTATACGCTTTATATGCATCTGCTTTTTCTAatacaattctgattttgtgtt
Coding sequences within:
- the LOC133709707 gene encoding uncharacterized protein LOC133709707 isoform X1, giving the protein MISDGSLELIAKPFKNFKLLVLSSCEGFSTDGLASIAANCRIRKTRVAAKSWPEITSRLEGMHISLILMPLKKELIREYYEQKFGQECSFFSLYCSPLRT
- the LOC133709707 gene encoding uncharacterized protein LOC133709707 isoform X2; its protein translation is MNYSLQQSGPVMNHDMVCPNVVEPLFKQMVNKFIDDHAQPEDKENKGSCKILARNNKQLLLQHMQIVLNLPQALRKMHEIKYHTCACICI
- the LOC133709707 gene encoding uncharacterized protein LOC133709707 isoform X3, whose protein sequence is MNYSLQQSGPVMNHDMVCPNVVEPLFKQMVNKFIDDHAQPEDKENKGSCKILARNNKQIRGHAYQLNPNAPKERVDKRVL